Proteins encoded together in one Polaribacter reichenbachii window:
- a CDS encoding type II toxin-antitoxin system RelE/ParE family toxin, translated as MRIIWSVLSEKSYLNIIEQLFDKWGIQIVEKFELQVNELLKNIKNHNHICPKSIVLDLHKCVVNKHISLIYRVSKKGNIEIVLLIFNQSQHIF; from the coding sequence GTGAGAATTATCTGGTCTGTTCTTTCCGAAAAATCTTACTTAAATATCATTGAACAACTTTTTGATAAATGGGGTATTCAAATTGTAGAAAAATTTGAACTTCAGGTCAATGAATTGTTAAAAAACATAAAAAATCATAACCATATTTGCCCAAAATCTATTGTTTTAGATTTACATAAATGTGTTGTTAATAAACATATTTCTTTAATTTACAGAGTTTCAAAAAAAGGTAATATTGAAATTGTTTTATTAATTTTTAATCAAAGCCAACATATTTTTTAA
- a CDS encoding SLC13 family permease: MQPTKKIGLLLGPLLFFLIHFLPITLVSDKGDAVIAIAVWMVVWWITETVNIAVTALLPLILFPLLKVMPIADVGANYGSPIIFLFFGGFVLALALEKVNLHRRIALNIVKLTGTTPEKVVLGFMLATAFMSMWISNTASTVVMLPIAISVIKLLIDDKDGFTKGDKNFALSIMLGIAFAANAGGIATVIGTPPNSVLIGLLENQYNIQISFLTWMSFGLPFSILMITAVYFVLVKWMFPCKGIVFTSSANLITEEIDKLGNISKEEKRVLTIFAFTVFLWISRTLINSIFPGLKLSDTIISLIGAVALFAIPMNFKKGDFILEWNDTSKLAWGILLLFGGGLALAKGMASSGLVALITDTIAAGEFNILFTVSLLIVLMLFMTELMSNVALVAVLAPIVAGIAIGLNIPILNLLIPVTMASSCAFMLPMATPPNAIVFASGYVKVKQMVRAGVILNIIAVCLLILYYQFVIPLFF, translated from the coding sequence ATGCAACCAACCAAAAAAATAGGATTACTTCTAGGACCGCTATTATTTTTTCTCATTCATTTTTTGCCAATAACTTTGGTGTCAGATAAAGGAGATGCAGTAATTGCAATTGCAGTTTGGATGGTTGTTTGGTGGATAACAGAAACTGTAAATATTGCAGTTACAGCTTTACTGCCACTCATACTTTTTCCACTTTTAAAAGTAATGCCAATTGCAGATGTTGGTGCTAATTATGGTAGTCCAATTATATTTTTATTCTTTGGTGGTTTTGTCTTGGCTCTGGCTTTAGAAAAAGTAAACTTACATAGAAGAATTGCTTTAAATATTGTAAAACTCACAGGTACAACTCCAGAAAAAGTTGTATTAGGTTTTATGTTAGCCACAGCTTTTATGAGTATGTGGATTAGCAATACTGCAAGTACTGTTGTAATGCTACCAATAGCAATATCAGTAATAAAACTCTTAATTGATGACAAAGATGGTTTTACAAAAGGTGATAAAAACTTTGCGCTAAGTATAATGTTAGGAATCGCTTTTGCTGCAAATGCGGGCGGAATTGCAACTGTTATTGGGACACCTCCAAATTCAGTTTTAATTGGTTTGTTAGAAAATCAATATAATATACAAATCTCATTTTTAACTTGGATGAGCTTTGGTTTGCCTTTTTCAATTTTAATGATAACAGCAGTTTATTTTGTACTCGTAAAATGGATGTTTCCTTGTAAAGGAATTGTATTTACGTCATCAGCAAATTTAATTACAGAAGAAATTGATAAGTTAGGTAACATATCAAAAGAAGAAAAAAGAGTGCTTACCATTTTTGCTTTCACAGTTTTTTTATGGATTTCAAGAACACTAATTAATTCTATTTTTCCTGGTTTAAAATTGTCTGATACAATTATCAGTTTAATAGGTGCAGTTGCTTTATTTGCTATTCCTATGAACTTTAAAAAAGGAGATTTTATTTTAGAATGGAATGATACCAGCAAATTAGCTTGGGGAATACTTTTACTTTTTGGTGGAGGTTTAGCACTAGCAAAAGGAATGGCTTCTAGTGGTTTGGTTGCTCTAATTACAGATACAATAGCTGCTGGTGAGTTTAATATTTTATTTACTGTTTCTTTGTTAATTGTTTTAATGCTTTTTATGACAGAATTAATGAGTAATGTAGCTTTGGTAGCTGTTTTAGCGCCAATTGTTGCAGGTATTGCAATTGGTTTAAATATTCCGATTTTAAATTTATTGATTCCTGTAACTATGGCTAGTAGTTGTGCTTTTATGCTGCCAATGGCAACACCACCAAATGCAATTGTTTTTGCAAGCGGTTATGTAAAAGTAAAACAAATGGTTAGAGCAGGTGTAATTTTAAATATTATCGCAGTTTGCTTATTGATTCTGTATTATCAATTTGTAATTCCTCTGTTCTTTTAA